From the Mus musculus strain C57BL/6J chromosome 10, GRCm38.p6 C57BL/6J genome, the window TGATGACAACAGCAGCTGCTGGTTtccagagagcaagccagtgggATTGAGAACAGGCCTGTGGGATTGCCTGTATACTAACAACTCCGTTGTTCCATCGGATGGGTCAGGAAGGATAGAGGGGAAACCAGAGGGAATAGATACAAGAATGTCCTTGTGTTTCCTGGAACCAGGAAGAGAGCTGGTCCATTCCCACTTCCCTTGTATGATAGGCTGAAGCCCTGAGCaagccattttttcttttcttttggttgccTGTGTTAGGTATTTCATCACAGATATGAACAATAACAATACAGAAGGGTGTTTTGTGGCTGTGGATTTATTGTAGCTGCTGATAGCAAGGCAAGTGTCCCATAACAGTCCTGGGACAGGGGACAACAGTGGACCAGTGACTACTGGGAGATAGGAGGGGCGGCCAGTCAGGAACATATGGTGTTCCTCTTTTGGGGAGACCATCTATATCAGGTCAGGGTCAGACTGGAGAAGCTCAGAGGGACCACTGGAAGGGACCTGAGCCAGCTGGCACCAGGAACAGGCCCTCAGCAGCTGGACTTCTGTCCACAGCAGGCCTGTTTGGAGCAGGCAGGGCGGCACAGCAGGGATACACTAGAGGTTGGGCCacagcagctgggctggcagGAGGAAGCACAGCAGGAGGAGGTGGGCACACAGCAGGCAGGTCTGCACACAGGGCGACACAGCAGGGACAGGCTGGAGCAGGGCTTGCAGCACACAGGAGCACAGCAGGAGGGCTGGCAGCAGGGGGAGGAGCCAGAGCAGATGGGTGTgcagcacacaggcttgcagcAGACAGGCACACAGCAGGGGGATTGACAGCATGAGGATTGGCAGCTAGACTGCTGGCAGCATGATCCAGAGCAGATGGGTGTGCAGCAGACAGGCTTGCAGCAAAGGGTCACACAGCAGGGCTGCTGGCAGGGGGAGCAGGTGCAGCAAGCTGGCTGGCAGCTAGACTGCTGGCAACATGAGGGTGTACAGCAAGAAGATTGGCAGCAGGGGCTGGACACACAGCTCACTGGGGTGCAGACAAGGGTCAGGCAGGGGGCTGGGGCACAGCAGCTTGGCTGGCAGTAGCTGGACTGGCAACAGCTGGGGGCACAGCATGGGGGCTCACAGTAGCTCTCCTGACAATTGTCTGCCTGCCATGAGGCACCTAGGCAGGTGCTGGGAGAGCATATCCGGTTGCCACAACTCAAATTACTGGAGCAGACAGATGTGGTGGATGCAGCAATCACGCAAGTCCTTGTGCAGCAGGTGTCAGCCATGGTGGGGTTGGACCGGGAGGGGTGTCTGTGTGAGCGTGAGCgtgagtgtgttgtgtgtgtgaggcGCCCGGCCCTGGGGTTTTTATGTGCCTCTTGTGTATGCTTCCTCATGAGCCGAGaccatctttcctttccttgttgATTGTCTTGTTCCCAGACAACACAAGCCAGTTTATGACTGGGAGCATGGGTCACAGAAGGGCCAAGGCACATCCTTATCCTGAGAGTGACCATGTGACACCTTGATTGGGTGAAGCTGGGGCCTGTGAacttctcctcctgcctctcacacTGTCCTTAGGAAGATAGACTCCATCAGACATGGTTCCCATGGCCCATTGTCATGCCCTTCCATGCCACAGGCCCTTCTGTTCCTGCAGACAGTGACCACCCTTATCTCCAGCCTGCAGTGGGTCCTTTTTCCTCTGTCCCTCGGATTCAGCcggtccctccctccaccccaaagGCTTTTGTTGCACCACAACTTATTACAATAACATGCTACtctgtggttgttgttttttggttggttgtttttgtctttagatATGACTCAATTCCCTACTGTGGAAGATAACATTCTGCTCTCTCACCCTCCCCCATTCTGGAGGCAGTACTGCTGCCTCAGTTTTTCTTAAATCAGGGTATTGCTGGAATTTCCAACCCTAAGAAGCCCctataaaaacacacacaatccagttattataattataagcCATATGCCTGGGTTGGGCAGATCTAACACTGTACTACGTTATTCCCCAGCTGTAAGACCCTTTGCCATTTGTGGTCTCTCCCGGCCACGAGGCTCTGGTCCATCTcagcttctcctcctcttcctcattctctccccctctctcctgcatatttttcctctccttctacctgacCTTCAAACTAGagcctccagccccacctttcccctCCAATGCCCAGTCCCCAGCTCTAGctttttattgaccagttaaatgGGGGAGAAGGTTCACGTGACCTGAGTACGTGATGGTCTGCTTGTCAGGGGACAACCCCTGTTGAGGAGCCAGTATTAACATCAGCATACAGACAGCACCAGGCCAAGCCAGTACATCAGGACACCAGCCATTTATTATTTAGTGATACTTTCTTTCCTAGCCATTTCAGTATTCTCTTTCCTGAGTGTTTCGGtgtctgcactcatgtgcatttcAGTTTGCTTTTTCCCTCTTGGGGCTGATcatttctgtttgtgtttgttttcctttactCCAGTCATCATACCTTCCTAGACTGTCCCCAAGCTCAGAGGACAGACACCTCCAGTCACTGATTGTGTTATTTCTTGTAAACATCACTCCTAATACTCTGAATtcacaggccagtctggtttgACCCTCCCCTCAACCCCTGACTGACCCTCCCTCAGCCCTGGCATCTTTTGATTTTGTGTTAGAGATATTTTGTTGAGAACTCTTGTGCCTGTGTTTGTTAGGGGAGAGGATGGGAAGTCCGTGTGCTTGATTTGGGCTGTGTCTTTATCGGGCGTTGGTTTCGGGGTCACATTGGCTTAGCAGTGTCAGGTAGGTGGTGCCGCTTCCTGTTTCCCAACAGACTGAAGGGTATTGGTGCAGCTCTTCCTGAAGGATTTGGGGCATTGCAGCGGTGAACATGCCTGGCCTTGAGCTTTTCTTTGCCATGAGACAATTTCTGGTTCACACTCAACTGACCGTTGTAGAACTGTCTAGTCTATGTATGCCCTTTTGACCCAATTCTGGTAAGTCATCCATGTTTAGGCATGTGTCCATTTCACATCCCCTCTAGATTTCCCAGTTTATGGTACTACGATGACGTTGCCTGGATTTGAGTAGTGTCTGTAAATAAACACCCTTTAAAgctatacattattttattaattcctctgtctctttctctcagccagtctggctaagggttgtGTAGTCTTAGTCACCTTTGCGAAGATGATCGTCTCTTTGCTCTGATAACTCTTTGTATGGTTCTTTGATCTCCACTTCACGACTCTCTGCTTGGATTTCATGATTGGTTTCTTTACCCTGCTCTGGGTCCTGCTAGTTcatcttaatatatatttttaaaaggtttcttttctttttcttcttttctttctttcttttctttctttttcttttttcttttttctttttttttctttctttttttttttttttttttttttggtttttcgagacagggtttctctgtataaccctggctgtcctggaactcactttgtagatcaggctggcctcaaactcagaaatccgcctgcctctgcctcccaagtgctgggactaaaggcgtgcgccaccatgcccggcaaatgatttattttcatttggctCAAAGCTTGGGAGAGGCTCTCTGGTGGTCTCAAATCATCCCAGTGGGTGGAAAGGAGGGTCTTAGACAAATAGCCTGATACTGGGGGATGCAGGAGCCCCCGAGAGGCTCAGTCTCCTAAGCCATGCTTAAAGTGATCCAGTTGAAGAGATGATCGCCCAGCATGGCCTGGAGAGGTCACCAGCCTGCAGAAATTAGCCAGTGTGGTGACATAGCATCTTGGTGGTGAAATTCATTTTCTCATCCCGGAAATCAGAGAACCCTATGAGGGCAGAACTCACAGCAGGAAGAGCCAAAATGGTCTGGTTTGGGTTCTTCCCCAGGCCACAGTGGCCTACCGAGCATCCCAGGATCTGTCCTACCCATCAGAGCAGGTTTCTGTGTGTCCTGGAAGACGCGGCCACCACCCTGGTTTTATATCTTGAGGAGATATGTGATGTGTTTGCCTTTGTCTTGGCCAGTTTGTGGAAGAAGAGGCCTGTACCCTGCAGAGCCAAGTTATTTCAGTCAAAATAGTCACCTAGAGAGAAAAGTAAGTGGAGGAGGGACTCTTGTGCAAATTGATCAGATATCTGAGGACAGCTTCTAGTCAGTGAAATAATTCTGATGAGTCTCGGAGGTTCTAGCCGGAGGGCAATAGAAtgatacaacaaaacaaaagaaaagaaaacaaaacaaaacagcccacaAAAAGCCGGGGTTGGTCCTAGaagccagggacagagagaagattGCCCAGAAGcaccgggtggtggtggctcacgtctttaatcccagcacttgggaggcagaggcaggcggatttctgagttcaaggccagcctggtctacaaagtgagttccaagacagccagggctgtacagagaaaccctgtctcgaaaagacaaacaaacaaacaaacaacaaaaaaaagattgtCCAGAGCTGCAGCAATTTGAGAAATTGGAAGGTAGTCGATAAAGTTAAAATATAGTCCCTAGGTCAGCCCTGTCCAAGCTTTGCAGAAGTAGGGCAAAGATTCATAGGATTTCTGAGTACCCTACtcctttcttttagatttatagatttttttaatcttatgtgtgtgggtgttttacccacatgtatctgtgtatcatgtgtatgcctggtgcctgaggaggtcagaagagggtgtatcctgggactggagttatagactgttgtgaactgctgtgtgggtgttaggaacctaacccaggtcccctgcaagGGTGTCAaatgctcttacacactgagctacctctccaggctcctcctctttggaGATTTAACGTGAGCACCACCTTTCCTGTATCCTGAAGGTTCTGATAAATTGTATTTTCACTTTTATCTGATTGTAGGAATTTTTAAGTTTCCTCGCTGCTGTCTTTAGTGACAATTAAAAAGTATGTagagaaaaatgatttttcttggtttttgctCCTACTTTTATTGTATTATGATCTTCAagaaatgttttgatttttttgttattttttaagtcaTGGTTTGTGATATAAAATGTGATCTATTTTTGAGAACGTTCTGTGCAGTGCTGAGATGAACGTTCACGTCAAGGCTGTCAGGTAGAACACTCTGCAGGTGTCTGTTAAGGCCATTTGCTACGTGGTGCATTTtaactgtgaattttcttttttcatattttgtCTCAAGGATCATCAGTTGGAGAGAATTGAGCAGTGATCACATCCATGTATCTGGACATGTGTGACTCTTTATGTACAgtaatgtttgcttttttttttttttaactgaattgCGCTGGTTAGTTTTAAGtattaacttgacacaacctaggaTCACCAAggaagaggttttttgttttgttttgtttttcgaaacagggtttctctgtgtagccttggctgtcctggaactcactctgtagaccaggctggcctcgaactcagaaattcacctgcctctgcctcccaagtgctgggattaaaggcatgcgccatcacgaccagcttttttttttttttttaagatttatttatttattttatgtatttgagtacaccattgctctcctcagacacaccagaagagggcataggatcccattacagatagttgtgagccaccatgtggttgctggaaattgaactcaggacctctggaagagcagttggtgctcttacccgatgtgccatctctccagccccagggaagaGATTCTTAatgatcagattggcctgtgaacTTGTCTGTGAGAGTTTTCTTGATTATTAGTAGATGTATGAAGAGCCAACCCATTGTAGGCGGCACCATTCCTCAGGCAGGGGAGTCTTGAATTacatgaaagagaagaaagcaagcaaggatttatgtgtttatattctctttctccctccctccttccctcccttcatccctctcttcctccgtgtgtgtgtgtgtgtgtgtgtgtgtgtgtgtgtgtgtgtgtaggtcagaggagagtttgcagaagttggttctctctttccaccatgtggttcccaaatatcaaactcaggctgtcaggcttagtggcaagctcctttacccactgagccagttcATTGGCCCCAAAGCTGTTTCTAGACGACAACCATCAGCTTGGGGCATCTGATGTAACCTACTGGTCTGGGTCTTTAATTAGAAACCTGAGGTCATTTACATTCAGGGTCCCTGGAAAGTGGCTCTTActgattttgtttggtgtttcCTGTCTGGTTTAAATACTGTCGGGCCTTTTATCTCCCTCTTCCTTGAAGGGTTGGCTGGTTACAGAGTTGAACATTGGACTTTTGCCCTCATTCTCCCTACTCTGTCCACTCCTGTCACTCATGGTCATATGGAGGCTATGCTTAACCCGCCTCCTTTCCCTAGAAGTCAGTATATTGtaatatcatttaaatatttatattacatacttctattatttattttaccacGATTCATCATTGTCATCACTTCTCTGGTCTGGATTTGCCAGTGTTTGAACTTTCATTGTCTTTTTTATACACAATTGATTGGTTTTATTTACATCTCCAGTTCCTTCCTTAgttatttgtctgtttattttgtgtgtgagtgtagaggccagagaatgACATCAGTGTTTGCTTTCACCATTCCCACCTGCCCTTTCTGAAGGCAGAGCTCACTGATTCCAACAGActagctggccagggagccccagggaccctcctgcctctgccttcccaacaCAGGGCACactgcctgtcttagttagggttttactgctgtgaacagacaccatgaccaaggcaagtcttataaaagacaacatttaattggggctggcttacaggttcagaggttcagtccattatcatcaaggtgggagcatggcagtatccaggcaggcatggtgagagttctatgtcttcatccaaaggctgctagtggaagactgacttccaggcaactagggtgaggatcttatacccacacccacagtgacacacccattccaaccaggtcatacctattccaacaaggccacactttcagatggtgctactccctggtccaaggatatacaaaccatcacattccactccctgttccccatagacttgttcaaaaacatgagtctatgggggccatacttaaacatagcataatgcaaaatgcatttagtccaactttcaaagtcttcatagtctatagcagtagcaacaatgttaaaagtccaaagttcaaggtctcttctgagattcatccaacttaattaactgtaatccccaaagcaaggcaggaaagcaactgggcaaactccaaactctgcatctccatggctgatgtcaaagcggtcttcagatctccactcctttttcatctttgttgactgcaaccactgctttctcctgggctggttccactccctgttagcagctttcctcagcatgtatcccatggctctggcatctttaacatctttgagtctccaaggcaatttcaatgttacagcttcttgtttcagtgtctgggattccacttgatcttttgggctcctacaaagggctggcatcacttttccagctctgccctctgtagcactctatgctcaggttgatccactccactacggttgctgttcttggtgatcatcccatggtactgacatctccaatacactggggtgttccactccaactaggcttcaccaatagcctctcataggctctcttcagggtgccaagcctcaaatccttttcatgaccccttcagtcctgggccatcaactacagctgaggcttcatcttctccagtggccttccctggcctctcacagtgctaagcctcagcttctctccatgatcccttcattccttcacaagcagtaccacctgagtgactcttccacattaccaagtccagccacagcatgaggtacaaccttgggtatctttggaacacagcttctttgtgctcccagaaaacaatttccagaagatttcacctcagtgatgctggtctcttcttaatcactgctaattccttagctccagctaaccagcataaATTTTCcctgtagttccttccattcttaactctagagccagagccacatgactgaagttgctgagttctgctgcttacaggaactagaacatgatccccttgtactattacattatcactagctttatgttttctaaatccttcactgcctaagcttggctatcctggttcttgctctgtagattgaccttgaatgcagagatcagcatgcctgtctcatgggattaaaggtgtgtaccaccatgcctggttctaaattcagctgggtagggtcttcacccaaggtcccactcccttaatctgttatttcctagaacacaggattttgctccatttcacttcctggtatgcctttaatactcgaaccatatattttatattttgcctttctaagcttgctatgcttgttcaaacttctctttgtgagacttaaccagagaacaaagtctctgctgggctttttgaaacttcctttatcaatgcaattaatccaagtctcttcaccttagcctcatgcagacttttcagacaagggtaaaaagtagccacattcttcaccaaaataccacaaaaacagtctttatgccacatactgaaattcttctcctttgaaatctcttgggccaggtcaacacagttcaaattactcccagcaacaaagtcttccatatttcgactaggatgacccattaagccccatttaaagcattccactgagttccaaatccaaagtccaaaaatccacattctttcaaataaaagcatggtcaggcctatcacaaaaataccccactcccagtaccaacttctgtcttagttagggttttactgctgtgaacagacaccatgaccaaggcaagtcttataaaagacaacatttaattggggctggcttacaggttcagaggttcagtccattatcatcaaggtgggagcatggcagtatccaggcaggcatggtgagagttctatgtcttcatccaaaggctgctagtggaagactgacttccaggcaactagggtgaggatcttatacccacacccacagtgacacacccattccaaccaggccacacctattccaacaaggccacactttcagatggtgccactcgctggtccaaggatatacaaaccatcacactgccacacccagctattttaaaaatatgggcTTCAGGAGAGCAAACTCAACACTTCATTAATTTCTGGATCTGCCCAGTTGTcttgtaaaatttaaaatttccctTTATAAAAACTCATTTTTGGAAGCTCTTGTGATTTCGTGGGTCGAAGTTGTAGTTACTTTTAATCTTGTTCGTTTATATTGCCTAAGGATTTGATTTTGTTCGgagtcctgcctctctctcccacaTTAACTGTGTTCTGGGAAACAGCACGTCCACTTTTTGAGTTTGCTGGCGAGAATGCCTTTGTATTTCCCAATGGTGACTTTCTTTTTTATGGTTATGGGTTTGTTTTATTAACTGTGGTTCAGGAGAGTGGTGTTGCAATGCCTTTCTTCttagtattttattatacattttcaGCAGCAGACGATACAGAACATAATATACCAAGCACACATGAGTCTCACAGGCCAGATGGCGCATCTCAGCACTTGCTGATCTGCCCGGCTTCCTGGGAACCATAGTTCCTCAGCTCTCGAGGGAGCCTCTGTGTAGCACCCTCTTGCTTATCCCTGAGTGTTCTCATAGACACATTTTAGATTTTAGAACTGCAATGGCCATGGCCCTCCCTGCAGGTGTCAGCGGGGAGAGGAGTGTCTCTCTATCAATCTGTGTGCTTTGGCCCCACGATGACTGGCCTCTATGGCTGCGATGACAGCTGGCCattctcgggctgctgaagcacactcactctatcccgtgcaatgagactagccttgtggggtgcaagagctgagtggccagcgacctattgcttaagcatagatatatcaggggaagcaccatgttctagtactgcaagtgcctgggcaataaccaccttgtctctcctagtttgggccttaagcttacagaccaaccaaagaagcaacactaatccacagcaaagtgtatctccaaataatcccacccatacccattctttaaagaaggaaaatgctgaggagatccaattgagtaatcctttggtcaggaacaggtccaagcgcgtggagttgacctgaatgatggcaattctcaattcccgaagggtctgttcaaattcagccgtccaattctgtaacatatactgagaaagactttttgacaaattagctaccctagtaaatttctcatactgaatggaagtaacgcacaatcccggaaacttttgttcacatcccagctgagctatttgccataatacatctagttgttcctggacaagatctatgcgttgattaaccagcatgagacctccctgtatcttgacattagctgaggcctgtttatctatgactgtggtcactgaggctgacaatgtgttaatggtgtcagtcgtctggacctgtccagacagagccaaggctgtctgaatcaaggccaaacccagttccttatTAGTGGTAAAAAAGtcgggggaatacttgagcattatacatcaccggcattgggagtggaaatgtcgacattatctcccaacactgctctctctttgttattgttgccctggacatcaccaagacgagggacatcagtattcccttggtcagtctggatttttcgggtgagtctttctggtatccaaaatgggttgtcttcattctgtggaaaaacacaaacagctcccctggatcttatcaaaataggatccgggccataccatttattatcaaggacatttttccatttaaccatctcattgggcctatctggctctgaacaatgacgttcagccgcagtatggccatgagcatcaagatttaaaaaattgagtgtaaagagtgccatagacacagacactcttggtactcggggtagagcctcgactcctcttttctgttttattagataggatttgagggtgcgatgcgcacgctcaacaataccctgtccttgagggttgtatggaagtccagtcaggtgggtcaaagtccatctgacggcagaactgctggaatttttgagatgtataagctggtccattatcagccttaaggagtttgggtttcccccaagcactccattcctcaaggcaatgttgaatca encodes:
- the Gm19668 gene encoding keratin associated protein 10-1-like; protein product: MADTCCTRTCVIAASTTSVCSSNLSCGNRICSPSTCLGASWQADNCQESYCEPPCCAPSCCQSSYCQPSCCAPAPCLTLVCTPVSCVSSPCCQSSCCTPSCCQQSSCQPACCTCSPCQQPCCVTLCCKPVCCTPICSGSCCQQSSCQSSCCQSPCCVPVCCKPVCCTPICSGSSPCCQPSCCAPVCCKPCSSLSLLCRPVCRPACCVPTSSCCASSCQPSCCGPTSSVSLLCRPACSKQACCGQKSSC